Sequence from the Alosa sapidissima isolate fAloSap1 chromosome 21, fAloSap1.pri, whole genome shotgun sequence genome:
AACGTGCCAGAACAACAATACTCAGGAACAGtgtccagcaacattgctcagaaAGTTACCCTGTGTAACATAAGCTTTAGACAGTCAGGTATAGTCATTCATTTACATCATGCATGTTGTACCTCAGGCTTCGTTCGGGCATAATTTGTTTTTCCAAAAGCTACATTTGATTTCTCCAGGAGGCTGCGGTAGACATCCATGTCATAAGGAAATGTGAGTGTTCCAAAGGCTTCACCATGACAACATGGAGTTCACCATGCCGCGTGAACTCAGTTGTGCCTAGGTTACCACAATGTCCACATGCAGCTTGGCTCTTCTGTTTCCTAGTAATTCCCTTGGTAACACTGGAACTTGTCTCTCTACCTTTTTACACAGGATTAATGTGTCTCAGTGCAGTATGATCTCAAAACCATGTAAATATAGTTTGATATATAGATGTGTGAGACAGGATGATATGTAGGGCATTTTTGCTACGTTGATCCCATTCATCTCAGTTAAGCCCTAATCCGAGGCAGTACctgtgaagagagagggatggttcCAAGGACTCCTGTGGATTACAGACCACAGACTATCAGTAGCAGCAGCAAGGCTGTTGACAAATAGGGGATatttgtgattttgtgtgtgtgtgttgttagaaTATTACGGTGATACCATCTCTGAAATCAGAATGGCTGAACAGGAGAGACTGTAGTGCAAGCTCACCATCTCTATGGCATCTCTCTGGCATGCGTTGTTGAACTGAATTTGACCTGAAATTGAATACGTTCTCAGAAATATGCACTTTGCCATGAAAGAAGTTTCTCCTCACTGTGCCAGGAATCTACAAAATACATTAAATGTTTGGTTTGAGTAAAATTGTACACTAAGTCATGTATGCTCATGCACTCAACcagaggacaacacacacacacacacacacacacacacacactctctctctctctctctctccctctctctctctctctctctctctctctctctctctctcacacacacacagacacactcaggcacactcACCTGGCAGGAACAAACAGAAACATATCCCAAATGggtccaaacatgcacacaaacctaTTGTCTTAAAActtctcacacttacacacacatacatattcatcCAAATTTAGATACTAATGCATACCATACACAGTTTGCACAAGTGGAGGCTTTGGCATAGTCATGTTACCATTGTTGGAATTtcccaaacatacacatacattcacacaggaGACATGTGTTTAAGCAATGATCAGAAGAGCATGTATTTAAATACCCCACTGGGATGGAATAGACATATAATAATCATCACAAGAGCAGCACAATACAGCCAACCacggagagaaagatagagagaacagGAACAAAGTCAAAGGAAAAGAGGATCAGGAATGCCCCCACACTGGCATCTGAGCACCAGGATCATGGGCATGAGTCTTTGGGCACAAGTGTGCTTCCTCCTCTCCAGACAGGAAATGATGTACGCACAGGGACAACATGGAGAGGAGCAGAAAACCATGCTGCGGACCAATCACAGAAAGAGAAGAACAAAGGGCCAGTCGTCTTAGACACTCCCCTCACTCCCCTGTATGAGATAGCAGACACCCCAAATCAGATTCAGGTCTATGTTTCGGTTTGTCTGTCCCTGTTCTTTGTGCCTAAGCACCATTCTACAACAAAACTGCCATCACAcatactgattttttttttttgtagcatgAACATAGCATTTTCCATAACAACACTGAGCCGTTTGGTGTGCCTAATGTACAGATGCTGGTGATACAGGAGTCGTCACTAACGCAGGGCCAGGGTAGAGTGTTTAAAGATTGGTAGGTAAGAAAGTACAAGTGAAAACAAGAGAAATCAGAAACCGAAAGGGAGGGAGAAGTTGAAGTCAGGGGTCCAAACCAGAGGATTTTGATGATTGATAGGTTTGGTAAACTGAGGGGGGTGGCCTGATTCCCTGACTGACAGCTCCCTCACTTCTAGAAGCACCAACCACTTTCCAAACACCCCACCCAGTCCAACtgaagagggagaggcagatacattatgtgtgtgtgtgtgtgtgtgtgtgtgtgtgtgtgtgtgtgtgtgtgtgtgtgtgtgtgtgtgtgtgtgtgagagtgtgtgtgtgtgtgtgtgtgtgtgtgtgtgtgtgtgtgtgtgagagtgtgtgtgtgtgtgcgtgtgtgtgtgtgtgtgtgtgagtgtgtgtgtgtgtgtgtgtgtgtgtgtgtgtgtgtgtgcacatggttGTCTTTTGATTGTCACTgctggagaaagacagagttcAGCTGTTCTCCTCTGTTTCTTCTCTTCAGTCTTTAAAAAAGGAGTAAAAATGAGCGAAAGAGAGATGTCCTTGTATCTCCTACACgtgggaaagacagagaaaaaataCTTCAGTGCAAGAGCATATGTACATCTTATCTAAAACCATACTTGtacatttattaaattaaatacAATCTTAAGATTTCATACTTGAAAAACATTATTTTAGAGGCAGTAATGTATCAGCCTTCTGACATTGTGTATTGGCCACATTGTGTATACTGTaggccgcaggacagtgttttatgcaagttaaaagaaacaaaaccgtatataataccatattaactgccccgtgtattaacctcatagctgaagaaatttagctAAATCAATGTATTAGCCGTGGCTAATAGTTGAGAAAATTACAGTTATTACAATACATTTTCCCACATCTGCCCCATTGGTATGGTATATCAGCATCAGTTTAAAATAGCGTCTAAGACAATACAACAGATACTGTACTGagaatgtgtgattgtgtaaatAGGAAACCAACAACTGATAGCCATTGTGTTGATCACTAGTAACTTGCCACTAATTTACCACACTAGTGACAGATGAGCTAACATTAATTTGAGTGTTTCATACAGATGACCCAGggacattttaacagtaatggaCGTGgaactacactcttaaaacaaatgtgttgaaaactcatctctgtgtccagatagggacaacacattcattttaagagtgtagatCTGACACAGATGGCTGCTCCCAAAAGTTTTCCTGTATTTCACACATAATGTAGTTGCCCAGCATCAGTGTTTTTACATAAGATTGATAGAGAAACCCCTTCAAAATACATTGCATTCAGAGCAAGAGATGCATTATgaaaacctaaacctaacctAAATTTGAGTCCAAAACAAAAACCTGAacatctggggggggggggggggggggggcgttgcaCTACAGCACATAACAGATAAGCATCCACAAGGTAGGCCAGACCTCACCTGCGCTGCATTGCCATGGAGATGTCCTCTAAAGGCTGGTGAAGCAGTCCTCACTGGACTGGTCAAGCAGCTGGCACAGCACACCCCCTCGCATGTACTCCTCCGGGTCACACGCCCCTGTGTGAGGGGGGGCTCTCTGTACAGGGCCAGGGTAAGGAGAAGGGGGCATAGCTCTCAGACCAGGGCTCATCATGGGCAGGTCTCGTTTGGACGCGTTTCGGGGATCCTCGTAGGCGTGGGGGTTGTACCAGCAAGGGGAGGAGCTGTATCTGGGCGAGTCGTACTGCGAGATCTGCTCCTTACTCGCCGACGAGCCACACTGAGGCAGGAGGCGGGGAGTTGGGGAGAGGGTGGGGCTAAATgtcctggaggaggaggaggagcagtatGGCTGAGAGGGAGGGGCCTGGGCTGGTTTGGGGTAGGGCTTCAAGACATCCAGTTGCACAGATGGGctgggagagagggaagtggaGTCGGTGGGGTAGATCTGAGAGGCGCGCTCATCAGAGGAGGCGGTCGAGCTGTGCCCTGAGTATGGCGAGGGGTACTCGCAGGTCTCAGGGCCGTGGCTCAGCGGGGATAGGCTGCTACTGTCTCCGCTGTAGTAGTCCAGAGTCTCCTGGAACATGCTCCTCGTGGGAGATTTCTGGGACGGCAACTTGGATTTGGTGGTAGAGCGCTCCCTCTGGCATGGCGAGTACCCATATCGCCCTCCTCGGGACCCCCGTGAGCCCCGACCCCCGACCCCAACCCGCTTGGACCCTGAACTGTGAGAGGACGGGCTTACAGGGGACCCTGGAGGCACGGTCACTGAAGGACAGGCCTCTTTCTCACCCTGTGGGCTTTCACTTTGTTTTCTCCTTCCACGACCTGGCTTGGACCCGCCCTGGAATAGCATGCTCTGGCTCCAGTTGTAGGAGGGACCGGTAGAACTCTCATTCCAGTCCATCATCAGCTTCTCCAGACTTGATAAACTAGACTGTCCTTCGACCACAGGCACCTCCCTTTGTCTGTAGGCCCCCCTGCCACCTCCACTAATGTGTGAGGAGTCAGATGATGACTCAGAGAGGGTGTCTGAGCATGCTCTTTGCTTGGTTTTCTGAGGTGTGTAGTTTGAGATGTCCAGGATGTCTTTGGACTCTGGAGATGTTGTGGCACCAGTGTACTCTGCATAGCTGTGGTACTGGCTCCCCACAAAACCCTCGCTCCCTCCCCAGGCCTGGCGGTACCCCCACTGACCTGCAAACTGCCTATACTCCTCAGGCATAGAGCCAGAGGAGGAGGCGTGGTGGCTGGATTTGGACATCATCATGTAACCCCCTCCTGGAGATGTGGGGCcgttcccctcccctctcatcaGGGCTGAGTGGCCAGGACTATAGGCTCCATAGCTGCATTTGGCTGCGGGCTGGTAGTTTGCGTAGCCCATCTGACACTGGGTGGAGGGAGATGACGAAGCCTTTGCCCCAAAACCAAAGCTGCAGTCACTCGCCCTCTGCTGGGTGTGGCTGGGAGAACTAACGGCTCCTGCTGGTATGTGAGGGTGTGTGCCAGTACTGCTGGTATAGCCAGAGGGAAAAGGGGCATAACCTGTGGAGGGGTGTGGGGAGCTAGGGGAGCGGGACTGGGAAAGTGTAGAGGACTTGGAGTAGGAGGGCGTAGTTGGGGATATTTGTCCATATGGATAGGAAGGTCTGACTGGGGTGCTGCTACTGCTTTTAGTCTGGGGCAGACCTCCATCCACAGGAGTACTTTGTCCTTTAGGGCTGCATTTGGGGAATGCAGGGGACCATCGCTGGGGTGATCCCTCAAATCCCACGGGGGGCTTGCGGGCAGGGGGACTGGACATGTCTAGCAGGTCAGAGGAGTCATCTGAGTCGAGCAGCGAGCGGAAGTACCCTGCAAATAGTCCCTGGGCCTCGTCTCCACCGCTGCTCTGAACTCCTGGGCTGCCATACATCCCCCCACTGCCCCTTCCCTCAGTGCAGGACAAGGAGCCATATCTTCCCCCTGTCTCTCGCTCAGGTGTGTTCTTACCCTCCCAGGCCATACTCCCATTGGCCCAGTCATCGCTGGCCAATCCCTGGCCAGCTTTGAGCTGTCCATTTTTGCGTGAGCGTCGTTTGCGAGGTGGCTTCTCACCTGGTGGGGCCATAGGATCCACCTCCCctgcttgttttttttccgAAAGCGAGGCCCTGTTCATCCCTCCAGCCCCACCAAGTCCACCTCCCTTCCCCCGTTTCCGTGGAGCCCCTGGTTCAGACGGTAGAGCCTTTCGCTTCTTCCCGATTGTCTCAAAAAAGTCACAGAAGGAACTTTTGGGGCTACTGCCTCCCATGCCTgcagcacctcctcctcctcgcaaACCAGCCCCgccacctctccctccccttctccgGAACCCAGAGAGTCTTTGAAGGAGCGCGGGGAGTGCAGGGTTCTGCAGCGAGGCACTGGCACTCTCGGGCTGCGTTGGTGTCCAACATCGCGGTGGGGAACAGCGTCCAGTGGGGGGAGGCTGCCGCGTTAAGAAGGCCAGCTTGGACAGGACATCAGCATACTCAGTGTATGTGTCATTGGTTTCAGTCACATAGCAGGGCTGAGGCGAGGGCAGCTTGACCCGCCTGCGTCGCCGTGGTTTCTTGGGCATGTCGGCGTTGCCTCCCGCGGCTGCAATGGCAGCAGCAGCTGCCCGGGTCTCCTTCAAATCAGGCTGGCCAGGCAGGGCCTGTTTGGGTGGTCGTCCACGGCGACGCTTCAAGATGACAGGTAACTCGCCAGGGGGaaacatcaccatgacactcttCCCATTGTTCTTCATGCGCAGCAGGGCAGTAGGCTCACGAGGaggtccctctccctctttcctctgaCTGCCCACACCCATGTTTGCCTCTTTACTACCTCCTACCCACGACACTGCCTCTAGTGAGGAGATCTTATAGCTCTTCTGCCGGCGGCTGAGGTGCACAGGAATTCGAGGTACCTTCACCA
This genomic interval carries:
- the ahdc1 gene encoding AT-hook DNA-binding motif-containing protein 1; this encodes MSGLSGRLRSGGVRVVCGGVAEEECVEPEAWGAGGGATGAGGSIGPAPSASALHYSVYPSHTLANGLRSHDNQRHVCRRRNEETANANAQQDRSDRRAYTHLESDTATPLQQVETHTAQPLMHTESQTPSYTQGDTHPEMELESSTVQPQTHRQTPSPLLKPMAPAHTSPPTTPLPPDHTKPNHTTTTCNTGHVPISSPAELERKYTLRSSGRPRFPSHLRKSSRLRRVSESTKDRQEDEMEEEERQVKREEKNWRGGEIERVKTERTPEISSPTAPPPPPPPPPPPAPPCNPHPPPLSTPPTRTSSCPMGCPPHIKRKGRFRGARRIVVKVPRIPVHLSRRQKSYKISSLEAVSWVGGSKEANMGVGSQRKEGEGPPREPTALLRMKNNGKSVMVMFPPGELPVILKRRRGRPPKQALPGQPDLKETRAAAAAIAAAGGNADMPKKPRRRRRVKLPSPQPCYVTETNDTYTEYADVLSKLAFLTRQPPPTGRCSPPRCWTPTQPESASASLQNPALPALLQRLSGFRRRGGRGGGAGLRGGGGAAGMGGSSPKSSFCDFFETIGKKRKALPSEPGAPRKRGKGGGLGGAGGMNRASLSEKKQAGEVDPMAPPGEKPPRKRRSRKNGQLKAGQGLASDDWANGSMAWEGKNTPERETGGRYGSLSCTEGRGSGGMYGSPGVQSSGGDEAQGLFAGYFRSLLDSDDSSDLLDMSSPPARKPPVGFEGSPQRWSPAFPKCSPKGQSTPVDGGLPQTKSSSSTPVRPSYPYGQISPTTPSYSKSSTLSQSRSPSSPHPSTGYAPFPSGYTSSTGTHPHIPAGAVSSPSHTQQRASDCSFGFGAKASSSPSTQCQMGYANYQPAAKCSYGAYSPGHSALMRGEGNGPTSPGGGYMMMSKSSHHASSSGSMPEEYRQFAGQWGYRQAWGGSEGFVGSQYHSYAEYTGATTSPESKDILDISNYTPQKTKQRACSDTLSESSSDSSHISGGGRGAYRQREVPVVEGQSSLSSLEKLMMDWNESSTGPSYNWSQSMLFQGGSKPGRGRRKQSESPQGEKEACPSVTVPPGSPVSPSSHSSGSKRVGVGGRGSRGSRGGRYGYSPCQRERSTTKSKLPSQKSPTRSMFQETLDYYSGDSSSLSPLSHGPETCEYPSPYSGHSSTASSDERASQIYPTDSTSLSPSPSVQLDVLKPYPKPAQAPPSQPYCSSSSSRTFSPTLSPTPRLLPQCGSSASKEQISQYDSPRYSSSPCWYNPHAYEDPRNASKRDLPMMSPGLRAMPPSPYPGPVQRAPPHTGACDPEEYMRGGVLCQLLDQSSEDCFTSL